A single window of Toxotes jaculatrix isolate fToxJac2 chromosome 4, fToxJac2.pri, whole genome shotgun sequence DNA harbors:
- the cygb2 gene encoding cytoglobin-2, whose amino-acid sequence MSRRESPPPPSPPPPPQLLGVRRGEVECEDRPERAEPLSDAEKEIIKDTWAHVYKNCEDVGVTVLIRFFVNFPSAKQYFSQFQDMEDPEEMERSSQLRHHACRVMNAINTVVENLHDPEKVSSVLALVGKAHAIKHKVEPMYFKILSGVMLEVFSEDFPEFFTEEVQMVWTKLMGALYWHVTGAYTEVGWLQVSSSAV is encoded by the exons ATGTCTCGCAGGGAGTCTCCGCCGCCGCCCTCGCCACCTCCACCTCCGCAGCTGCTGGGAGTGCGGAGAGGAGAGGTAGAGTGCGAGGACCGTCCGGAGCGTGCCGAGCCGCTGTCCGACGCCGAGAAGGAGATCATCAAGGACACGTGGGCGCACGTCTACAAGAACTGCGAGGATGTGGGGGTGACTGTGCTCATAAG GTTCTTTGTGAACTTCCCATCAGCCAAACAGTACTTCAGCCAGTTCCAGGACATGGAGGATCCAGAGGAGATGGAGCGAAGCAGCCAACTGCGGCACCACGCCTGCAGGGTGATGAACGCCATCAATACTGTGGTGGAGAACCTCCATGACCCAGAGAAGGTGTCGTCAGTGCTGGCCCTGGTGGGAAAGGCCCATGCTATCAAACACAAGGTGGAGCCTATGTACTTCAAG ATCCTGAGCGGCGTGATGCTGGAGGTGTTTTCTGAAGATTTCCCAGAATTCTTCACGGAAGAGGTGCAGATGGTGTGGACCAAACTGATGGGGGCGCTGTACTGGCACGTGACTGGGGCCTACACAGAGGTGGGCTGGCTCCAGGTCTCCAGCTCAGCAGTGTGA